The sequence below is a genomic window from Clostridia bacterium.
CCTCGATCCGGGGGCGCGTACGGCCGGGCGGCGGCCAAACGGACGGCTTCCAGTTCGGCTACCAACCGGCGGCGCGTCCGATTAAGGCTGCTTAGGGGTACCATTATGCTCCCCTTGAGCTCGGCCTCAAGCTTCCGGAGATAAAAGGCCGTTCCCCCCAGCCGGCCCAGGTGCTCGGCCAGAACCGCCCGGTCCAAGGGGTGCTTCTCTGCCGGCTGACAATACTCCTCCGTCTGCACCGATACGCTCCGGCCCTCGTCGTCCTCGGCGGTCAGGGTGAGAGGCAGCCCGGGCCCACCCACCGCCTTTATCCGTAGGGGCACGACTTGCGCTGCCTGCGGACGGCGGTAGGAAGCCCTGGCCTTCTCGATCAGCAGGGTGTCATGGGTCTTGAATACCCGGTCGCCCACCCCCACGCCGGGAGGTGCCGCCAGCCACACCGTGTCTCCTTCCCGGCCCTCCGCCGCCGCCCGGCCGTCTAGCCCCAGCTCGCCGACCGTAAGCCCCTGCCGTCCTCCGCGGGTTACCCAGAATTCCACCCCGTCGCCCACCCGTAGCGGCTGCACCAAGCGCACCGCCGCCCGGCCGGGTCCGGTGGCTACCACCCGGCCCAGGTAGGCACCCCGGTTGTTGGGCCGCTGGTAGCTCATTAACTCCCGGCCCCGCCGGCCCAGGAGGTAGGCAGCGGTGAATTCCCGGTTAAAAATCTGGGCCAGTTCCCGCACTTCTTCGGCCCTGGGTCGAAAGCCCTGCGGGTCCTCAGCGTAGCGGTCCAGGGCCTGGCGGTAGATCCGGGTAACGGTGGCCACGTATTCCGGCCGCTTCATGCGACCTTCGATCTTCAGGGCCGCCACCCCGGCGGCCGCCAGCTGCGGCAGCAGCTCCAAAGCTTTTAGGTCCCGGGTGCTGAGCAGATAGCCCTCGGCCTCAGCCGGACCGCCTTCCAGCCGATAGAACAACCGGCAGGGCTGAGCGCACCGCCCGCGATTGCCGGAACGTCCTCCCACGAAACTGCTTAACAGACATTGACCGGAGTAACTGAAGCACAGCGCGCCGTGCACGAATACCTCCAGTTCCACCTCCGGACAGGCTTCCCGGATGGCGTTTATGTCCGCCAGGCTGAGTTCCCGCGCCAGCACCACCCTCCGAAAGCCTAACCGGGCGAGAAACCGGACCCCTTCGGCGTTATGAATGGTCATCTGGGTGCTGGCATGAAGAGGCAATTCGGGAAGGGCCCGGCGGGCGGCCTGGGCCAGGCCCAGATCCTGCACCAGTACCCCGTCCACCCCCCATTCCGCCAGCCGATAAAGATAGTCCAGCGCCCGGCCGAATTCCTCCGGAGCAATAAGGGTATTCACCGCGGCGTAGATCTTCGCCCTTCGCAGGTGACAGAACTTCACCGCCTCGGCCAGCTCGGCCTCGCTGAAATTGGGGGCGTAGCTGCGGGCGCTGAACTCCTTGCCGCCCAGGTATACCGCGTCCGCACCGTTGACCACCGCGGCGACGAGAGCCTCCCACTCTCCCGCCGGAGCCAATAGCTCGGGCAAGCGAACCATAAGCCTACCGCCGCACCCGTGGCAGACCGGAGCAGGTCTCCACTTTTACCCCCCGTTGCTCAAGATGGTCCAGGAACAGATTCATGCCCAGGGCATCGCTGGCCATGTGGCCGGCAATCACCGCGTTAAGGTGGTGCTTTTCCGCCTCTTTACGGTGTTCCTCGCTCAGGTGCATGGCCACCACCGTACCCACCCCGGCCACGCTGAGCCGCTCGTAGATTTCTTTGGCTCCTTCGGTACCGCCGGTCATATCCACGAAAATCTTGCCTACCCGCCGTTCCTCCGAGCCCAGGATGATCTCCGGCCCGGCCCCCAGGCGGCTGGAAGCCTTGTATTCCGGAATTTCCTTGAGGGCCTTCACCAGGTCACCCAAGGTGACCGGAGCCTTCTCGGCCAGGAAACCGTTCAGGTACCTGGTCACCAAATTGTCCGCCGGAGTGTGCACGCACAGGAAGGCAAAGCCCAGTAGCCGGGCGGCATCCACCGCTCGCTGGTGGTTTACGGGCAGCAGATTCCGCCGCACCTCGCTTATGCGGCCCGCCATGAGCGCCTCGGCCACGTTGATGGGCACTCCCAGCCGGTAAAGCACGTCTTCCTGCAGGTGCATCACCCGGTAGAGGTTGGCCAGCGCGCCGCCCTCGGGATGGTGGGCGAGAAGCAGGTCGATCTTCTTTCCCTGCTGCCGCAAGGCGTGCGCCAGCAGTACCTCCCCCACCTCCAGGTCGATGCCGGCCAGGACTGAGCGTACCTCGGCTTCGGCCTCCCCGTTGAGAATCCGGGTATCCCCGTAGGGATTGGTAAGGCGTTCCCGGTCGTAATCGGCCTTCTCTTCCTCGGGGAGCTTATCGAACTCCTCCTTTTCCCGCTGTAACCACCGGTCGAGCTCCTCCCGACCGCGCGGATCAGCCTCCATGCCCAGTTGCACCGCCAGCCGATAGATCTCACCTAAGCGCACTTCTACTCCCCCTCCTTCAGGCTTACAGCACTTTGTTCATACAAGACTTCGTTCAAACTGCCGCTCCGGTAACCTTCTAGATCCAGGGCCACGTAACTATAGCCTAACTCCTTAAGCCGCCGGGTAACCTCGGCCCGTTTCTCCCAAGCCCTGGGCAACTCCTCCACCCCTACTTCTATACGGGCCAAGGAAGCGTGGTGTCGCACCCTTACCTGGGAAAAACCCAGGGCCTCCAGAAAAGCCTCGGCCTGCTCCACCATAAGGAGCTTGGAAGGGGTGATCCTTTCACCGTAAGGGAACCGCGAAGCCAGGCAGGCCGTCGAGGGCCGGTCCCACACCGCCAGCCCCAACTCTCGCGCCGCCGCGCGGATTTCCCGCTTGGTCCAGCCCAGTTCCCGCAGCGGGCTCAATACCCCGAGCTCCTTGGCCGCCTCAGTTCCGGGCCGAAAGTCTCGGGCATCGTCCGCGTTGGTGCCGTCCAGCACTCCTCCCGCCCCCAGGGCCGCGGCCACTTCCACCAGACGGGCCAGAAACCAGCGCTTGCAATAGTAGCAGCGCTGAGGCGAATTCTGGACGAATTCCTCTCGCTCCAGTTCTCGGGTGGGCAATATCAGATGACGCAACCCCAAAGCCGCCGCCTGGCCTAGGGCCTGCTCCCTTTCTCGCGCCGGATGAAGCGGAGAAACGGCGGTGGCCACCACTACTCCCTCGCCCAACACCTCGGCCGCCAGCGCCGCCAGAAAGGTGCTGTCTACACCTCCGGAAAAGGCAATCACCGCCCGCTTCAGCCGGCGCAGGTAGGCTCGCAGCGCCTCCAGTTTCTCCTGCCTCTCCATGTCCGGTCGTTCCTCCACCCCGCCCCGCCCGTTGCCGGCTCCGACCGGCACCAGCTGCCCTCCCGGCGCGGCGCTCCGTTCCCGCCCCCGGCCTAACCCATCCATGGCGCCGGCGCGGCTTCGGCCGTCCAGAGGCCTAGCGCCCGCCTCCACCCTCGCTCTCGCCCAAGTTCGGCGCCGGCGAGCCTTTAGGTGCTTGGGGAAACCAGGACTGCCAGGAGAAACTGGGGACACCCGGGGCCGCAGCCGGTCGGTTTCTAGCCCGCCGCCCGGCGCCGGGGAAGACGGGCGAGCAACTCCTCCAGAGGCAGGGTATTAAGCACCTGGCCGGGTTCCAGTCCGGCGCGGCGGGCCACCGCCACCCCCAGGCGCATGGTCCCCAGGTGGGCGGCGTCATGGGCGTCCGTGTTGATTACCAGAGGCACGCCCAGCGCCGCCGCCCGTCTGGCCGCGTCCGAACCCAGGTCCAGCCGGTCGCCCGTGGCGTTGATCTCCAGGACTTTGCCCTTTTCCGCCGCCATTTCCAGCAGGCGGTCGAGATCTACTTCGTAACCCGAGCGCCGACCGAGAAGTCGACCGGTAGGGTGGGCAAGAATGTCTACGTAAGGGTGGCTTAGGGCGGAGCTGAGTCGGGCCATAATCTGGTCCGGCGTCTGCTTGAAGCCGGTGTGGATCGAGGCGATGACCAAATCCATTTGGGCCAGGACCTCGTCCGGATAATCCAGCGTCCCGTCAGCGAGGATATCCACTTCCACCCCGGCCAAGAGTCTGGTTCCCGCCCTATCCCGATTCAACTCGTGAATGAGCGCCCGCTGCTCCAACAGCCGGTCGACACTCAGGCCCCGGGCTACGGTCAGCGAGCGGGAATGATCGGCTATTCCCAAATAAGCATAGCCTCTAGAAGCGGCCGCTCGGGCCATTTTTTCCAGATCGTAAAGCCCGTCGCTCCAGTTGGTATGCACGTGCAGATCGCCCTGCACGTCTTCCAGTCGCACCAGGGAGGGCAGCCGTCCTTCGGCCGCGGCCTCGATCTCTCCCTCTCCCTCCCGCAACTCCGGAGGCACGAACTCCATTCCCAGCGCGGCGTAGATGTCTTCCTCTTTCAGAGACGGCAGCAGGGGCTCGGCAGCGGCCACAGGAACCGCCGGGTACTCCTCCGGTGGAAAAAGTCTCCCCACGCCCAGGAGAACCGCCCTCTCCGAAGGCGCACATCGGCCCACCAGGCCGCCGAAATGCGCGGCCGAGCCGGTGTAGTACAGCAGGAAACGCCCGAAGTGCGCGGGGGCACAAAGGTAAACGCGGATTGTCACCCCCAGCCGACCGGCACCGGAGAGGAAGTTCGGTCCTTCCTCGTAGGTCTGCCGCCACTGCGGGTGGTTCTTAACCGCCCGGAGCACTTCCTCCGGAGCCCGGGTTCCCACCACCAGGGCGATGCCCTCGACCAATTCCTTGCCCCGGCGGACCTCACCGGCGACCGCCACCTCCTCCACCGCGGGCAGGCCACCGAGATCGGTCACCCAGGCTTCGGCCAACGACCAGGCAATGCCCAGGGGAACCTTCCCCGCCGAAGCCCGTAGCAGGCGTACCCCCTGCAGGATGTTCCACTCGGTCTTGGGCCCCATCCCCGGCAGTTCCCGCACCCGCCGTTGGCGGGCGGCCTCCTCCAGCTCTTCCAGGGTAGTGACCCTTAACCGCTCATGCAGGAGGCGCACGCTTTTAGGCCCCAGGCCGGGAATGGAAAGCATAGAAAGCAGACCGGGCGCAATCTCCTGCCGCAGCCGTTCGTGAAGGCTGCAACGCCCGGTCCTGATGACCTCTTCAATCTTCTTGGCCAGGGCCGGGCCGATACCCTGAATCTGCTGCAGCTGCCCGGCTGCGGCCAGCGCCTCCACGTTTTCGGACAGTTGTTCCACCACCCGCGCTCCCTGGCGGTAGGCGCGGATCTTGAAGGGGTTCTCCCCTTTGAGCTCCAGCAGGTCCGCGATCTCGTTGAATATCCAGGCGATCTCCAGGTTGGAAATCAAACCCTCCCTGCACCACCCAGCCCCTTCTTCTCCTCTTCAATGAGGCGTACCAGGGTTTCGTAATCCTCCCGGAGTTTGTGAAACTCGTCGGCAATATGCATGGCCGCCAGCACCGCCGCCTTGTTAACCGAAAGGCTGGGATACTTCTGCACGATCTGCCGCATCTTACGGTCCACGTAGGCCGCCAGCTGCTTTATGTAGTCTTCCGGCTCCGTACCCCGGATGCGGTACTCTTGACCCATGATGGACACTACGGTCCGCGTCAGATTATCGCCGGCCACCGCCGTCTCCTTCCTCTCCCGTTTCAGCTCAGCTCCGCAGCCGGGCCCCCACTTCCTCTTCCAGCCCGCCCACGATACGTTCGCACACGGTGCTGACTTCCTTTTCCGTAAGCGTATGGTCCTCGCTCTGGAAGACCATGCGGTAGGCAAGGCTCTTGTACCCTTCGGGCACGGAGCCGCCCCGATAGACATCGAACAGGCGCACTCCCCTAAGCAAGTCGCCGCCGTAGCGGGTAATGGCCTGACGCACCTGCGCGTGGGTTACGGCTTCGGGCACCAGCACCGCTATGTCCCTGGCCACTGCCGGATAGCGCGCCCAAGGCCGGTACCGCCTCCGCACCTCGACCGCAACGGCAAAGATCTTCTCCAGGGTGAGTTCCAACAAGCACACCCGGTCCGGCAGAGAGAAATCCTCTAGCACCCCCGGATGGAGCTCGGCCAGCCACCCCATCTCTTCCCCGCCGTAAAGCACGCGGCAACGCCTTCCCGGGTGCAGCGCCGCCCA
It includes:
- a CDS encoding NGG1p interacting factor NIF3, with translation MRLGEIYRLAVQLGMEADPRGREELDRWLQREKEEFDKLPEEEKADYDRERLTNPYGDTRILNGEAEAEVRSVLAGIDLEVGEVLLAHALRQQGKKIDLLLAHHPEGGALANLYRVMHLQEDVLYRLGVPINVAEALMAGRISEVRRNLLPVNHQRAVDAARLLGFAFLCVHTPADNLVTRYLNGFLAEKAPVTLGDLVKALKEIPEYKASSRLGAGPEIILGSEERRVGKIFVDMTGGTEGAKEIYERLSVAGVGTVVAMHLSEEHRKEAEKHHLNAVIAGHMASDALGMNLFLDHLEQRGVKVETCSGLPRVRR
- the larE gene encoding ATP-dependent sacrificial sulfur transferase LarE — encoded protein: MERQEKLEALRAYLRRLKRAVIAFSGGVDSTFLAALAAEVLGEGVVVATAVSPLHPAREREQALGQAAALGLRHLILPTRELEREEFVQNSPQRCYYCKRWFLARLVEVAAALGAGGVLDGTNADDARDFRPGTEAAKELGVLSPLRELGWTKREIRAAARELGLAVWDRPSTACLASRFPYGERITPSKLLMVEQAEAFLEALGFSQVRVRHHASLARIEVGVEELPRAWEKRAEVTRRLKELGYSYVALDLEGYRSGSLNEVLYEQSAVSLKEGE
- the polX gene encoding DNA polymerase/3'-5' exonuclease PolX, with translation MISNLEIAWIFNEIADLLELKGENPFKIRAYRQGARVVEQLSENVEALAAAGQLQQIQGIGPALAKKIEEVIRTGRCSLHERLRQEIAPGLLSMLSIPGLGPKSVRLLHERLRVTTLEELEEAARQRRVRELPGMGPKTEWNILQGVRLLRASAGKVPLGIAWSLAEAWVTDLGGLPAVEEVAVAGEVRRGKELVEGIALVVGTRAPEEVLRAVKNHPQWRQTYEEGPNFLSGAGRLGVTIRVYLCAPAHFGRFLLYYTGSAAHFGGLVGRCAPSERAVLLGVGRLFPPEEYPAVPVAAAEPLLPSLKEEDIYAALGMEFVPPELREGEGEIEAAAEGRLPSLVRLEDVQGDLHVHTNWSDGLYDLEKMARAAASRGYAYLGIADHSRSLTVARGLSVDRLLEQRALIHELNRDRAGTRLLAGVEVDILADGTLDYPDEVLAQMDLVIASIHTGFKQTPDQIMARLSSALSHPYVDILAHPTGRLLGRRSGYEVDLDRLLEMAAEKGKVLEINATGDRLDLGSDAARRAAALGVPLVINTDAHDAAHLGTMRLGVAVARRAGLEPGQVLNTLPLEELLARLPRRRAAG
- the zapA gene encoding cell division protein ZapA, with protein sequence MAGDNLTRTVVSIMGQEYRIRGTEPEDYIKQLAAYVDRKMRQIVQKYPSLSVNKAAVLAAMHIADEFHKLREDYETLVRLIEEEKKGLGGAGRV